The Drosophila nasuta strain 15112-1781.00 chromosome 2R, ASM2355853v1, whole genome shotgun sequence genome segment GGGGGGCTTGAATTTCTCTACGATTAAATGGGTTATTGTTACCATACCCTTGTTGATCATTTCTATGTTGGTTGTTCCCCTGTTGATTATACCTGTTTTGACCGTTCCCTTGTGAATTATGTTTAACCTGGCTGTTTCCCTGGTTATTAGGTCTTGATTGATAATTTCTCTGTTGGTTATATTTTAGTTGATTATTTCCTGACTGGCTAAATCTTCCCTTACTAGTTTGGTTATTGTCGGAATTATGGTTTTACGTAGAATTTGCATTATTACAATTTCGCTTTCCATAATTGTCCTGTCTTTGTCTTTGATATATGTCTCTTTCTTTTATAGCCATTCTATAGGCTTCCCTAAGGTTTTCCGGTTTCATAGATCTGACCGTACCACCCAATGGACCTCTAAGGTCCATCAAGAATACGTGCAGACTAGCACTggaaaacatttgttttttagtcTTAACCAATAATGGTTCGGACTTTTCGTTTTCTGCCAATCTATGAAGTGCTACATTACAGCTTGAAATTTGATCATATAGATTTTGGAGAGACAGATTTTTTTAGCCCATCCGTGCAATTCGCACATTAGGGTTGGTTCGTCTATCTTGTCCGTACAGTGTATTAACAACGTTTCCTTAATATCGTCCCAGTTCAATGTTGTTCCTACCTCCTTCAGAATATCATTAgcttttctttcaattttgtttctaATTGCCCTGAGAAGCATTTGCCCGTAGGGGGTCTGATCAGTTCCCCTGATGAACAATAGGATCTCTTCTACATTTGATATAAAATCATTGAGATCCTCAGGTTTACCGTCAAAGGttttcaaaaattgaatttgatttggaGCGCGCAAGGATTGAAAAATGTCGGATGGTTGATCAATTGTCATATTTTGGTTGGGCGGTGGGGAACTGGAGGAACAGTTCATGTTGGAAGTATCGCTAGGTGCCCTAGGTAATAGGTCCTGATTAGGGTTTGCTACACTATTTTCAGGCAAGTTACTAGCTGCTCTGGGCCTGACTAGGTAaaagtttgcttttaattgtcgacattaaataaaagtgtcCAAGATCTTATCTTTTAATAGAATTAATTTGTGTTAAAAGTGtgtgtatatctatatacatatatatatatatatgtgtgtgtgagagtgtgtatgtgtaaggAGCTTAAAAGTAACTTagctttattaaattaatggcTTTACTCGCCGTTTTATGTGGACAGTGAGTCACGGATTCTGGAATTAAATATCAAAGTTATTGTATGCCTCAATGTACAGTGAATATTTCTTATACTTGCGAATTTGTGTTAGCAACAATTGGGTATTGGGTGGTGGACCGATAATGTGTTTTCATATAATTTGGTTTCAGAACTTTTCGGACAACCGCTCATCTATCGTCATCGTATAAGCGCATATGTGTGTACGTCGCTAGTTGAACATGAttcactgcacacacacaacgctGTTACATGCCAGCGACAGACCTGCGGGCATGTTCGATTTGCCTATAAACCACCTGGTTTCGAACATGTTGAGTACCGGATTAAAACAAATCTACATACGTGTTACATATCGATCGTATTTTCTTATTCTTGTGTTGAACATTGTGTTCCCTCATGTTCGCACTGAACATGCAACATCATATGGAATCAGCATATTCGCACTGAACAACCTTTTCCGCAGTCGTTGCGTTGGAGCGTGGTAATACGTGTTTGCCCTGAacctgcaacagcaactccaACACACGACATCGAGCAGCCCAAACCATTTGCCCTAAATGGCTGTGCACTTGGTGCGATGTTGAGCCAACGCCAACCTCACAACATGCTGTATTAAACCAACTGTTGGCTCCGGCGTGGCCGACACATGTTCGCCCCGAACCTGCGTCAGACCCACATCGGATCCCAACAAGAAGTTCGATTCGAACATTTGTACTAAATAATCAAACAAAGCTGTTGGCACAACCTTCGTGTGACGGCTAATGCGTCGGATCACTCACCATTTTCTTGACTGACGTTGTAACTAATTTACACTTTgcatatacaaaataagaaCGATGGTTCTTTtgtgtttaaaaaaatacaaacgcGAGCTGAGCTCgacttattttattgttttcgattttaaaactaaacattaattattatttgctaaaGCATGAAGACACCTCTGCTGGTTGTTCTGCTGGCGGCGCTGCTCCGTCGTACCCAATgctactttgttgttgctcccgTTTCCGTTGTAATTGCAGTCATTGCAATTACCATTGCTGGCtcgtggctgttgttgttgtcgttgccgtttcCGCTAACTTTTTAGAGGATCGGGTTACTGTCTGGTTCCCAGACGTTAGTGACCGAAATATAGCTGACGCTGCGCACGTGTCGTTGGTTATGCGCTGCGGTGTTCCGTAACTTCTAGTTCGGTGCAACCAACTCTGGTGTTAACTCCTCCCCCTTTAAACGCGTACGTCTTCGGACGCAATGTAGAAGCGTTTTTGGGTTCCATTGCTTGGTGTTTCGCCTTTCTGTATCTCTGTGGTTTTTTCTGCTCTTGGAGTGGACTTGAGTTTCCATACCAATATAGCCAGTATAGTGAAAGTTATCACCAATATGCCAGAAAGTGCGAAGCTGATGGAATTTGCCTTAAAGTTGTTAGTTCGTAGGGTATCCAGTCTTCGAGTGTTGTTGATGTTAAGTTCTCCTAACACCTGTAGCGATAGTACTTCCTCGGCTTTGGTTTTTTCTGCCATCATCTGGAAGAGTGGTGGAATCGCTTCTGCGTATCTTGCCTCGCCAGCTTCATATTCGTCATCGCCAATTCTTATTGTGGAGTTTTCGAATTGTATGAGGTAGCTTCCTTTCAGATCTACTTCATCTTGGTCTATTTGTATGCTGCCAGTGTAGTCGTTTAACAGAATTGTACCCGTCAAAATTTCTTCATGGTCTGGAACATGTTGGCTATTTACTGTATTGCAGTAGGGTCTTGAGTGGTTTAACAAAGGAGTTATACAAGTAACGTTACTTAAATCTATGATATTATCTCTATGACAAATGATTTTATCGTTATGGGATTCGCAATCATTTTTCTGGGCGTACAAAGCATTATTGCAtttgataatattttcatacttAATTACGTTTATAACattgtctttttttgttggttttattttcattgcggTACAAAGTTGATTTCCTAACAGTGGAATGCTTACCATGTACAACATTTCTTTGCCATTTGAggctatttttaattttgcaaattctAATAGTTCTTCAACGTTtacaaacattattttttcgttttctagtatttgttcaattttacttatttctaGTTCTGATAATATTATAGAGTTTATTGTATTAGTTTTTGCCCATTCAATTGCGTGTATAAGATTGTATAATTcatctttaaaaatttgaattttgtattttagaacTGATATTATTTGTTCTTGAAATTCCTTATGTTCTaaagttgtttttaatatagCATTACATCTCATGCTTAGTTCATTTATTCTTATgtttaattctttatttattacaacttgtctgttgttgttttcaagtTGCTCATTTATTTTAGCTGTTACAATTTCGTGATCATTGCGGTCCGGCGTGCCGGCCAACCATTTCCAGGCTGTTCCTAGGATCTTGTCGTTCTTTTCTTAGGTTTTAGTCGACGCaaatcgattttaatttttctaagTTCGTATTCTAAGAATGGGAAAAGCTGATGATTTTGGCTCACATTTTTCAATGTTTCTTCTAGTTTCCATGCAGTGTTTTCGTATTCTTCTATATTGAAAACATGGATTACTCTGAATGCGCCATTCTGAATTGCTGCTACTCCAGTCTTGATAGGAATCAACTGGGAATTTGAATAGTCTAAGATTGTGGCCAACCCGTGACATAACGGCAAGAAAAATCTGTGAACGGATATTATGTTTTGATATTATTTCTATGTATTAGTTTGCCtgattgtgtttttattgttgtgtttcTGTCTTCTgaaactatttcttttttgaattttggtGATAATTTTGATCCTAACCTTTTATCTATTCTGACGTAAATAACTTCTCCTTTCGTATAAGTTCttattagtttcttttttgaaTTGTGGTATAATAAATCTTcctcttgttttctttttatttcgttgCTGATCTGATTCCTAGCTTGTTCTAATTCTTGTGGATctgttattgttcttgttcCGAAGAATACCTCAATTGGTTTCTTCTTGGTAGTGCAATGAATTGAACTGTTATACTCCTGTACTGCTTTGAAAATTAAACTCTCAAAATCGATTgaatcattttcttttttaaaacaCCTCATTATTTCTGTGAGGGTGGAATGGAATCTTTCCACTTGTCCATTACTTGTGGAGTGATAAGGTGGTGTCGTATATACTTCTGCTTTGAGCTGATCTTTTAGTAGAAATTTAATGGAAGCCGCATTCATTGCCTTTTCGTTATCCATTATAACTAATCGTGGCATGCCGAATGCTATCATAATTTCGCGTAAGGGATGCTTTAGATCTTCGGACGCTTTTGACTTCAGTATCTTTACTTGGGCGTATTTCGAGAATTTGTCTATGGCTGTGAGTACTACTTGTTTTTGAGTTAAATAAAGGTCTATGTGAATTATTTCACCGGGGTATTTGGGTATTGGTGTTGATTGAATTTCCCCCTGTTGTGGATGTCTGTCATATTTAGTGAGTTTGCATGTTTCACATTTCTTTACTATTGACTTAATTTTTTTAGCTAATCCAGGAAAGaagtatttgtttaaaatttgctgtttgttttctgttgcGTTTCTGTGTGCTCGTACATGTTCTTTGGTTCCTATCTCGTTTTGTTCATCTTCGTTTGGGACATGTATTACTCGTCTCCAGGTGTatcttattttataattagaaAAATGGTTAGGGTATATTTCCTGAATTTGGCCCAATAATCTTTCTGAGGTGAATAATCCATTTACTATTTTGGGGTCTAGtctttcttttaaaattttgattaagTCATTATCTGTGTAGTGTGTCTTAGAAACTATGTGTCTATGATAACTCGGGAATGGTAATTCAAATGTATAGGAATCTTTGTCTGAAGTTAGTAGAAAAAGTTGATTTTTGAATACATTAATTGGAGCTTCTACCCCTTGAATGAGGTTGTGTGAGGAACTTTCGTCGCTGTGAACTGTTGCGGCGGAGCTCTCtgtaaaaaaaattggtgGGTTTCGTGATAATGCGTCTGCTACCACGTTTGATGTTCCGGGCTTGTACCTAAGTTCATGGTTAAACTCTTCGAGATAGCTTTTCCATCTCTTAAGCTTTccattatgatttttattgctgAGTGCGAAAGTCAGGGGTTGATGATCGGTGAAGATTATAACCTTTGAAGTGCCATATAGGTACATGCGAAGGTTCTGCAAAGCCCATACTATAGCtagcatttcttttttcattaGCTGCATAGTTTTCTTCGGTTTTAGTGAGGGTTCGCGATATGAAAGTAATGGGTTTACCTTCTTGTTCTAATACCGCTCCTATAGCAAAATTAGAGGCATCAGTTGTTAGATGAAATTCCTTTTTGAAGTCAGGATAAGCTAGTAACACGTCATCTGAGGTGAGTGTTCGTTTTATTTTATCGAATGACTCAATTGCCTCATTGTCCAATGTCACTTTAACCTTGCGTGAGGCGTTTTTTTCGAGTCTACCTTGTTCTCCTCTTAAAAGTGTAGTGAGAGGTTTTGCTAACTTTGCATAGTCCCTTATAAATCTTCTATAATAACCAGATAATCCTAAAAATGATCGTAGATCTTTTAGTGTTTGTGGCATGGGGAAATCCTGTATTGCTTTAACTTTGTCAATATTGATTCTTATTCCTTCCGCTGAGATAGTGAAACCCAAGAAGTTAACATCTTTTTTGAAGAACTCGCACTTGTCGAGTTGAACTTTCATATTCGCATCTTGTAGAGCCGTGAAGACTTTCTCTAAATCGTTGGCATGATCGGTTTCAGTTTTGCTGAACACAATTATATCATCGATGTAAACATAGCATATCTTGCTGGTGTGGTCTCTTAAGATATCGTCTAATGTGCGTTGGAATATTGAGGGTGAATTCTTAAGACCGAATGGTAGTCTCGTGAACTCAAATTTCCCTCCGTTAACAGCGAATGCTGTTTTTTCTATATCTCTTTCGGACAATGGAATTTGGTGGAAACCACTTTTCAGATCTAAAACTGAAAAGAATTTGTTTTCGTCTAATTGTGCGATTATTTCGCCTATTTCTGGGATCGGGTAACGATCCGGGATTGTTACGTTATTAAGTTTTCGGTAGTCAATAACTACtctaaacttttttttaccAGATGCGTCTATCTTTTTTGGCACCACCCAAACGGGTGCATTATACGGAGACCGTGAAGGTCTAATTATACCATCTCGTAGCAATTCTTAGATTTGGGTTTCTACTTCTGTTCGTAATGAAGCGGGGTATGGGTAATGTTTGCAGTACACAGGTGTGTCGGAATTAGTTCTAATTTCACCAACAACTCTTGTTGTGTAGGTCAGTTTCTTGTCTGGGTTCGCGAATAATTCGGAGTAACTATTTGTTAGTTGAGACatagtttgtttttgtaagGGTGTCATATGATCGGACCGAATGTTGATGCTGTTCACTGCTTGTGTTTTTAGTTGaagaattttgatttttcgtCCGCCCTTCATGATCAGTGTGTCGGTTCTTATATCAACTATTGCGTCGAGTTGTTTTAATGTGTCATTCCCTATAATGCCATGGAATGTTTTTAATGTGggtaatataaaaaatgtcaGGTTTTTGAGACCAAAAAGATTTAAGAGTGTATGGTGTGTTATTTCTATTTTCCCTCCTACTGAGTTTGCAAAGAATGACTTGTTATTGATCTTCGGGTTCTTCACTAAATGGGGTTGGACATAGTTCTCATTAGAACCTGTatctattaaaaattttaatttgcttccGTCCCTCATTACGCATTGGATATACGGCAGTGAGGAACTATTTAATCTAAAAAATAGACGTCTGATGGGTTTGTTTCAAAACCATATTCTTCTTCTATTGGATTCTGATCATCCCAATCAGTTACTCCTTCTAGTCCTACTTGCTCAAAATATTCTTGTTCCTCGTCAGCACTTGCTACGTCTTCTGGTTCACCTTCGAAGGCACCAGTTTCGATATTGAAATGCCTTTGCAATTTCTTGGTCTATACAAAGCTCCCTGTTGTGTTGGTGGAGCGTATTGTCGTTGAGGGAATGGTACGTTATGGCTCGGTTGAGGAACCGTATTGGTCCAAGATGATTGTGGTCGAGTTCCCCAAGTTAGTCTTATAACAGGTGGATAATATAAGTTTGGTTCAAATTTGTGTCCATTGTTAGGCAATTGGTATGTTGGTTTCGAATTAGATTGCCTGAAGTTATGTTGCATTTGTCTAGGTGGTAGTGGAGGTGGCATTTGCCGAGATCTAGGAGCAAAAGAGTTTCGATGCTCCTGGTTTTTTACCAAGCTGCACAGGTGCAGAGCATGGCTCAGATCTCTTGGCTCTTTAATGGCCAATAATCGTGGCATATCGCCGTTCAGACCGCGCATAAAAGTGTCTAATGCTTTGTCACGATATGTATTGGTCAAAGTTCTGATTACTTCAGGGGATTCCTCTTGTGCACTTATTTGGTTGAGTATTAGAGACAAATGATGATACACAACTCTGTAATATTCAGTTACAGTCATATGGCCTTGCGTCAGTGAAAACATCTGATAATCTGGAGTTTTCAAATCACGCTTGTCAGCAAAGTGCGCTGTGAGGCACTTAGATATTGCCTTCCAGTTAAGAGGAGTGTTGTAAGAATTCAACACCGCTTCTGCCTCATCAACAATCTTATTTCGGATTGCGACCATGAGGAGGTAGTATCTATGTGTGTTTTCTTGCCCTTCATAAAGAGCAAGAACTCTTTCGACATTCTTTTTCCAGCTGCCGAACATTGTTCTATCCCCAGAGAATTCCCTAATCAATCGAACGGTATCCGGTACCTTATCTTTTTCTTCTCCTAGACCGGGTCTAACAACTGGTAGATCTGGTCTTTCTTCAGTATTAACTGCTTGCCTTATGATTCTACCATCTCTAAGTACTTCATTGATAATTCCTGTAATAGCTTCCCTAAGTTCTGGACTGGTAACTGGAGTACTAGTCCTTGGCCTGTTTTGGATGGGTTGTCCTATTTGAAGGTTTCTAATTGATTCGGCTAAATCTTCTGCTGTCGCCATTGTCTTGGTTTTGAAGTTTTTTTAATCGGAAAAACAGTTTTACTATTTTGTCTTGGTCacgaaattaattattatgtattcTTGTTTGTAAATTACTTCATAATTAACTTATAGTTTAATTCTttgtttttagattttatgAAAGTTTACGTTATTCTTGAACTTactaaaataattgatttatcaatttactttcaaagttttaaatttcgttaaaaatttgattacgTTACTTAGTTTAGATTCGTTTTActataaaattttcttttgatttgttttgtttttgattctttgtttcttttcgtttttctttagATTCGTTACGTTACTTAGTTTAGATTCGttttaatgtaaaattttcttttgatttgttttgtctttgtttcttttcgtttttctttttttgattgATTCTTGTTTCTTGTTTCACTTAATATCTACGCTTACAGTTCTATTAACATCTCGGCGAATCTTCCGCGCTGGTCCTCTGGATGAATCCCGTTTGTCCCGCGTTGAGTAGCGATGGGGTACTTCTTACACTTGGGTGACTTGGGTTCCTCGGGCACACTTAGCACGCGGTGTCCTACGGACTGACACTATAGGACGTCGGCGATAAAAGTTTTTGGCCTGATCTAGGTAATGACGCGACACTTTTTCCACTTATTTATTCGGGGAGTCTAAACCGCTTATCGAGCTTTGTGGCAACTTGTGGCACTTTACTTTGCACGATCACTGTTCACGAGTTTCATCGGGTTTTTACGCGATTGGTCTGTCAACTACCTTTCGATCGggtccctgctcgggcgccaaATAAGAACGATGGTTCTTTtgagtttaaaaaaaaatacaaacgcGAGCTGAGCTCGACTTATTTTATTGGTTTCgattttaaaactaaacattaattattatttgctaaaGCATGAAGACACCTCTGCTGGTTGTTCTGCTGGCGGCGCTGCTCCGTCGTACCCAATgctactttgttgttgctcccgTTTCCGTTGTAATTGCAGTCATTGCAATTACCATTGCTGGCtcgtggctgttgttgttgtcgttgccgtttcCGCTAACTTTTTAGAGGATCGGGTTACCGTCTGGTTCCCAGACGTTAGTGACCGAAATATAGCTGACGCTGCGCACGTGTCGTTGGTTATGCGCTGCGGTGTTCCGTAACTTCTAGTTCGGTGCAACCAACTCTGGTGTTAACTTACATATACAActtctttttgtttcactTCTTTTGTTTAAAGTTCACTGTTGGCAATTATTTCAACTTTGATATTCCCGTTCTCCACTGTCCAACATTTTaatctattattatattatatatatacatttttttttgcacatcttaatctctcttctttttttttttacacacattttttttattaaaatatattttacattaagAGTAATATCAGTATCTTCATCCTCTGGGAGATGGTTCGAAGTTGTGGCTGCGCCAGTTACAATATTGGATCCcaatattatgtattttcaagAAGAAATAAAGCTTGAGTTTTATTAATTAGAGAACAAGACCTTTCTGGTGGAGTTGCCTTTTAATAATGATTCTTTATTCAGTTATAACTTAGCTTCTAGGGTACATAGAATCGGGAATCTGCATCGTAGGCAGATTTCAAGAGGCAGATGGCTTGGTCGCTGCCGTTGGGCTATTCCGCTTAGTCGGCAGGATATCCCAGACGTGGATCAGCATAAACAACGGATGTCAACAATGTTGCAATGTTAACATAACGAGTGACCCACATGGGTCGCTCGTGGCGGTTTGTTAGACGGAGGAGGCGAGGCAGAGGTAGTTGTGGTAACTCGcgcaacgaaaacgaaaatgcaagcaacaacaatacggagccgaaatgcaccggtgcagtgttggcttgcgggtatatatgtatgtatatatgtatgtgcgcttaacaacagcacacaacttacaGCGGCTACGAATATGGTGACAAAGGGGTcgacgaaagcgaaaatta includes the following:
- the LOC132786186 gene encoding uncharacterized protein LOC132786186, translating into MRCNAILKTTLEHKEFQEQIISVLKYKIQIFKDELYNLIHAIEWAKTNTINSIILSELEISKIEQILENEKIMFVNVEELLEFAKLKIASNGKEMLYMVSIPLLGNQLCTAMKIKPTKKDNVINVIKYENIIKCNNALYAQKNDCESHNDKIICHRDNIIDLSNVTCITPLLNHSRPYCNTVNSQHVPDHEEILTGTILLNDYTGSIQIDQDEVDLKGSYLIQFENSTIRIGDDEYEAGEARYAEAIPPLFQMMAEKTKAEEVLSLQVLGELNINNTRRLDTLRTNNFKANSISFALSGILVITFTILAILVWKLKSTPRAEKTTEIQKGETPSNGTQKRFYIASEDVRV